In Anopheles arabiensis isolate DONGOLA chromosome 2, AaraD3, whole genome shotgun sequence, the genomic window ctctgttggtgggataccccaaccagttgagcttcatcgcttggaggagagctttctcatatcctctgtactgttgtatggtttcgcattgaagttatgcatcgctagaactagaacgacgatacgattgtttaaatactaaactccaacggaaaccaccagtactgaagcaagtgagatttgagtaatggtcgttggtgttgatacccacgtatctgaccacacgaccattcatatagatttttgctcagaaagttagaaaactatataggtcatgataagatgaaacttgtcgaaacacattgcaagaaaaggatagcaatataatgatgagttgtaatacgccatctattgatccaACCAacgaagctgtggagctttcattttttttctatggatattcaattttccagtcgtttaaggctggaaatagacgaaccgagatcatcgcggtaccgcgaaattcgcgtaTGATTTGAActgtcaattatgttataaaatctgacagataggcgagataatcgcggttcgtgtatggaaccatccgaggtgtggtgacgattgaatgtgccaagaagaaatatttttctatcaatttgcgaatcaaattatttatttcacatagtttatgcaaataaaatacaaaactcatttctcgacacgagttttcacacaaatccgccaggaaaagtaaaaataatcggttcgcgctaccgcgaaaatcttagcaataccgaagttgggtatctctgcgaaacaacaggcgcgattggaggcgcggaagatttgacagctctactgttctacaactgttaaaaaacaaggcgcgaatttcgcggtaccgcgacgacctcggttcgtctatttccagcctaagcttaatctgtggcgcttgggtatttggcattttacaatgaatgtgtcaaatcagtacaatttgctcaaagaactgtcaaatttagaaaaccgcgtaaaaaaaacgacctctgtcaaactgaatctcaaaatggcaacataccaaacgctaagaagacacctcctcaaTTATCCACCTtggcggaaaccaatggtcaacgggtttaaaatgacgtttagtccctcaactatggcgatcTCCCAAAGACCTTTTTCCACTACCTgacatttttaattcaaaacaGGTGGAAGGGTGAAATCGgccaagaaaagaaaagaaaaaaaacgatgagGATTACTGCGAGTCGCAAAAGCGATGTTGTTTGATTTCGATAAGTGCTCGCAGCATACCGTCGGGCACAAGGACGGTCCGCAGAGACATTGTAAATAGCCCGATTCCCGCAAAACCGCCCTCGGTGGATTGGACGAAGTTGTCGTCCCACTGCTGTTCTATTGGTACGTAAACAACAAGAAGTCTGGCCGTGCAAAAACCTCCACAAAATCAAACCTTTGATCGACTGTTACGAGTTGTGagcatgaacaaaaaaaatccagacATCGCGCCCCCTCGTCCGTTGTTGTGTTTCTTTGTTCCGAGAATGTGAAGATAGTGTTCGATCGGCAAAGAAGAATGCTTGCAAGGTAGTGGggtgcgagcgtgtgtgtgtgcgatgtgGAAATAGTGTAACTACGCCATACGCACAAGAAAACCCCGATTTCGCCCAGCGCCAGGTATTGCGATGCACGATGCTTTTCCTTCGCTGTGCAGGTGCATTTCCTTTCGAAGGTCGTTCAACTGTATAGAAATAAATGTACTGCACACAATGTAAACTATTTGCGGCTAGCGAACGGCATGCTTTCCAACGCACTTGGTTCCGCGGATGGCGGATGCCCCCGGAAGGGTTGTTGGGTGCGAAAGTGTGTTAAAACGCGTTGCAAAAGAGCCAGTCACAAAGCAGGCGAATGAAAATCAGCTGGCAGAGAGACAGGTGGTGGTgcgatcatcaccatcaccatcatcatcagcatcagcataaCAACATTGAACGTGCGCGAGTGTGGATGTCCCCTTGCTGTGTCCTTGTGCGTTTGTGACCAGCGACACAGAAAAATAGTGTGTCACAcctgtggtgttttgtttgaacgcaaaacaaaaacaatcgaaTTTTGGAACCGAATGTTGCACGCTACGGGATTTAGTGTAATTATTCTGTGGGCGAGCATGTTGAAGCAGTGGTTCCATTCTGCGCCTACTTTAACAAAAGCCCAGAAGCACATACAGAGCAGTGACGCATAAAAGGGGCGAGTCTAGTCATCTGTGGACAATGCAAATATGCGTCTCGACACCCATCACCTAGCCCAAGCCTAATCTCACCGAGCAAACACGTGCGAGTTTCCGtttgatattaaaaaaaaagacgtgTTACCTCCACCCCAGACACGATGTTCCACATTTGTTCAAGCGtgaacaaatgtaaacaaaatttgtGCTTGCATTAACAAAATCTTATCGtctcttttctctccctctttctcttcgcGTAGATGCTGCCCGATGCGACGCCATTCTGCCCGCGCTACTAGATGAAGGGCAGGGAGTGCAGTGTGCTGTACTTTGTtagtttgttttcaatgtaaaaCAACCCCGTGTGCATCATAGTGCTACCCCACCGTGCCGTGAATGTCGGGCCAAACGCAATCTGACACCGTCGAGCAATACACTACTACGCGCAGCAAAAACCGCAAACCGCGCAGCAGGGAAAGACAGAAAGGAACGGCCCTCGAATTAGAATCCGCACTGTTCCCCCATCCGAAACGACAGCAGCGGCACCGGTGGCacaacgatgacgacgagCCGGCAGTTTGACGCAAAAACGTACGACACGCTGACCAACCAGGACACCAACCCGTTCGCCGACAAACGCTCGCCAACGATCGAGGAAGAGGACACACCGCAGGTGATACACGTCGTGCCGGAGACCAGCAAAGGTAGGAGCGGAAAGCTGATGACCACCATCGACCAACAACCGCAAACTCATGTCCTGCATTTGTTTTTCGCCTTTCAGCACGATGGAACCATATAGAGGATTTGGATTCGTTTTTCACCCGCGTCTACATCTACCACCAGAAGCATGGGTTTTACGTGATGATGCTGCAGAAGCTGTTCGAGCTGTTCCAGTTCGTGTTTGTCGTGGTGCTGATCACGTACATGTTCAACTGCATCGACTATGCGATCCTGTTTCGGTAAGGCCGCTTGCACTGCTACCTACACTGAGTCATTTGGGGGGCAAACTCAACAAACACGGCTTTCTTCTCTACCAAATGCAGTGACAAAATCATCGACCAAGAGTCGAAGGTTTCGCTCGGCGATGCCATGATCGGTGTGTCGGAGTGTGCCGCCAACCTCGGCGCCTTCCAGTGGATGGCGCTGGTGCTGGCCGGTTTGTTCTGgacgtttcggttgtttaaATTCTTCTATcaatttttccaattttgGGACATTAAAATGTTCTACAACACGGCGCTCAAGATCGAGGATGTAAGTAGAGGCGCCGGTAGGTTAGGTGCAGTGTTTATCAGTGCTTTCCCGTTCCTTCTGGCAGACCGATCTAGACAATCTAACGTGGCACGAGGTACAAAAGTGCATTcgggaagtgcagtccgagaTACAGATGAGCATCAACAAGGAGCAACTGACTGAGCTAGATATTTATCATAGAATATTAAggtactgttttttgttgtgctgttatCGAGTCAGTTCCGTGTACTATTACGATCATTCCATTTACCTTTTGATTTGCATTGCAGATTTAAAAACTATATGGTAGCAATGATGAACAAATCGCTGCTACCTGCCACCACCAAGCTGCCATTGCTAGGAAACGTAGTGCTAATGAGTCAAGCGCTCCGCTACAACATAGGACTAATACTGTTCTGTAAGTGTATCTCTTACCTGCTTCTCTTTGGCTTGGTTGTTGGCTTCCACGCGCTAACTTCTGCCCCCGACCCGTTTTTTTCCCGACGCAGGGGGACCATGGTCACCGTTCGAGAACAGCTGGCACCTGCGGGAGGAGTACAAGCGGCCCAGCATGCGGAACGAGCTGGCGGCCAAACTGTCGAAGCAGATTTTGTGGGTCGCCATAGCCAACTTTATACTCTCGCCGTTCATCTTCATCTGTCAGCTAATGTACTTCTTCTTCAACTATGCCgatgtgagtgtgtttatCGGCTTTGCAATGAGCCACTACTAACTAATGCCAACTTTCCTGTTCGCACTACCCTTAGTTGATCAAAAAAGAGCCCGGCACGCTGGGTGTACGCTGCTGGTCACAGTATGGCAAACTGTACCTGCGCCATTTTAACGAACTCGACCACGAGCTGGACGCGCGACTGACCCGCGCTTACCGGCCGGCGGTAAAATACATGAACTCGTTCTCTTCGCCACTGCTTACCGTAATAGCAAGGTATGGGTCACGATATCGTGCACTGTCTCGATGCGCTGGCATGATAatggtttgccttttttcgctACAGAAACATCGCCTTCGATGCTGGAGGTGTCGCGTCCCTTATCCTGCTGCTGGCTATCTACGACGAGGACGTGTTTCAGGTGCAGCATGTGCTCACTCTCTTCACGATTCTGGGCATGATCAGCGTTATTGCGAGGTACGGATGGTTTGTCAGCAAAAAGGGAGATTAGAAGGTAGTTTTAAATTAGTGGtcggagctcggaatcggacctgcccgatgctggaatcgattccgattccgtagtcgattccggagccgtttccggagttgattccggagccgattccgggaTCGGGatctgggaatcgcaatttgctccggtaacggaatctgcattgactccagaaatggaattagctccggaacgagaatcagttcttgcattgaaataagaagtttcagaagcaaAATCAGTCCAGGAATCTCCATAATTGATCgtttaaaagattttttttattctttacgGCTATCAATActtagcatcattggacccaaatgcctattcttatggagattcCGAGTTCgtttcgaagccgattctgatttcagagccaattccgatgACGGAACCAATTTCgattctggaactgattccggagccgattcagATTCTGAATCCGatttcggaaccaattccgaagcTGATTACGacaccgattccggaaccaattccgaagccgattccggaaccaattccgaagccgattccggagccgatatCGGTACAAATTCCTaatccaattccggaaccgattccgaagtcgattctggagccgatttcgattccggaaccgatttcagaatcaattccgaagccgattctggaactaATTTCTAAGTCGATTCtgaagccgatttcgattccggaaccgattccagaaccaatTCCAAAGCCGATACAGGAACCAATTccaaagccgattccggaaccaattcttaagtcgattccggaaccaattccgaagtCGATTCGGGAAACAattccgaaatcgattccgtaGCCGAAATCAATTCCGGAAAAATTCGGAGCTagccagaatcgattccgacgaaatcttcattttccCCATCACTAGTTTTAATGTGCCGTTTCCCTTGACCACTGCAGATCACTTATACCGGACGAGAATATGGTGTGGTGTCCGGAGCAGCTGCTGCGAAACGTGTTAGCCCATGTGCACTATCTACCCTCAGTCTGGCGTGGCCATGCCCACAGTTCGGTCGTGCGTGATCAGTTTGAACTGTTCTTTCAGCTGAAAATTGTGCGTTTTAAAAGCTCCTTTTCTACCCTGTCGGACCAAATCTAACAAACCTCCTTTCTGCTTCCACAGATGTACATTTTGAATGAACTGTTCAGCCCGCTCGTTGCGCCGTTCGTGCTGCTGTACGATTTGCGCCCGAAATCGCAACAGCTGGTCGACTTCTTCCGCAACTTCACCGTGGACGTGGTCGGTGTCGGGGACGTGTGCTCCTTCGCCCAGATGGACGTCCGCAAGCACGGCAACCCGGACTGGCAGATACCGGTCGTGGCGGACGATAAGGACAGTGAGAGCGAAACGCCGCTCATATCGCCcgacgatggtggtggtgcgcgggtaccaccaccaccaccagcgggaCCAACAGTGCGCCCCGCCGGTGCTGGTGCCGGTGCTGCGGCGGCACAGTACAATCAGGGCGAGCACGGCAAAACCGAACTGTCGCTCGTCCACTTCACCCTTACCAATCCCACCTGGCAGATGCCGCCGGAAGCGAAACAGTTCGTGCAGGGGATCAAGCGGCACGCGCTGCACGATCTGAACCGGCAGCGGGGCATGATGCTCGGCCTGCACAACCCGACCGCGATGGGCCAGAGCCTGCTGTCGGTGGAAAGCATGGGCGCGGAGTACTCGTCCATCATACAGCCGATcctgcaaacacacaacctTTCCAACTCGCAGCATCTCGGCCTGTCGATGCATCTCGGTGGCGGTGGGTTCGGTTCGCCCGTACCACCGATGACGCCCGGCTACGGGCCGGCGGGCATGATGCCATCgaccgtgcagcagcagcagcagcagtccgcGGCACAGCACGGTGGTGCAGGTGTGCAATCCTCCCACCAGTACCATTTCGGGCCACAATCGTACGATTTTGAGCGTATGCTGCAGCAAAACCTAACCGACGCCAGCACGGTAGCGCCGAACATGCCGGCACGCAGCACCTTCCTGGCGGACATTCATGAGAATGACGACGAAACTGCGGGTGCACCGCCCGCGCTGATGCCGGAAGTGCTGCAGCCCGGCATCGAACAGACGGCACCGGCGGCGATGGGAGTGTATCCAGAGCTGGAGGAGGGCAGCCGCTACGCTGCACCGTACGCCACCGACGGGATGGTGTACAGCACGCGTGGCGGAATGTCCCGACGGGAGGGACCGGCCGGAGGATCGCGCACGGGATTACTTTCAAGGTGAGCATTCATTTGCCCAGCTTAGAAGATGCTTCTACAAGAATTAACGCTTTTcaatgctctctctctctctctctctccgtacAGTCTCTACGGCGAGCTGCCCACGAATGTACCGGCACCGTACGAATTTACGACGGCCGACATGTGTCTTAGTACGCTGTACCTGCACGAGTTGCATCACAATCACGTAAGCAGCTTGGATTGAATTCCAAAGCGGATCCACAAAACCACTCACACTGTTGCTTCCCTTCGCTTTGTTTCAGTTGCGACGTCACGGTGGTAGCTTGAGGCTCGATATGggctcaccaccaccgccaccgagcGGTTCGTCACAGCGTCCCACCACCACGGCGACGTTCGCGTCCCGGTTTATGGGACCGGGAGGGATCCGCCCGTTCGGTACAGTTGCTCAACCCTCGCTAGTCAGCCACCCGTTGCGTACGATTGCGCCGGGTATtatcggtggtggtgaagcCACCGCGGGTCCTTCCGGTTCGCTGGaagccggcagcagcagcagccgttcGATGGGAGGTTCGGCCGCCGCCGAACGAACACCGCTGCTCGGTAGCAAAAAGTCATAGCACCGGGCGGAGTGGGTCTAACGGAGCGCGGCAACTGATGCTTAGCCAGGAGCAAGGGTAGTAGCAGTTGGGGTTAAAGGTCGAACTTAaggtgcgagtgtgtgcgagtgtgtgtgtgttagtaccGGTGGAATGGAAAGGAATGAATGTGATTTGCCTGTACTGTTGTCGTCTCCAACCGTGTGTTAGGCCAGAGCGTGCTGTGGAACAGGAAAAGTGATAAAGGCATACTGAGCTAGCAAATACTACTACCAATCGTCGTGTGCGTGAAAACGTAACGATCGAACCACAACGAAGAGAGTACTGTTCGAAGTGAATAGTTTGATGCCAACGTTGGGCGTGCTATTGTAAATAAGGTTACTCCAAGACGGTTCgtaaaccatttttttgcaaggcaactactactactaaagAATGCTAAATCTGGGATCAACGGAAGGTAAACTGGGGGatagcaaaattaaaaaaaaactcatgaTTATGGCATTGCTTGTACTACTACCACGCTGCCGTTGGTAAAGGCTTGTCTGAAAGATGAAGGCCACTTTTAAcgtaccaccatcatcatccccacTGCCccgctgctgtgtgtgtgtgtaaaatgaTAGCCAAATGGATCGAGTTGCGCGTGATATAAAAAGAACGGGCAGCAGATAAGCAAGGGGAAAGCTCCATCGAGTAAAACAACATTCGGAAAGCTTCGTGTgaaaagctgtttttttaaGGCGATGTTGTGTGATTTCAACTTTTGATCTTTAAGCATAACTCTATAACTCACGCGACGCAAAGTGAAACTCTGTGAATGGGAACGATACCGCGATAAGTTTGTTAAAAGCATCAAATAAACTTAATACGTTTTCAATATGTACCGTGtactgtgtgtctgtgtgtgtgtccccatgcatggaaagaaaaataactaTAGAATAGAGATTAGTAATGGGTAGATACCATTTTTCCGGAATCGGTATGATTTTGCTACCAAGAACTTTGCGACCAAGAGTTATTCGACCAAGGGTTTTGGGACCAATAATTATGCGCCCaagatttttgcgaccaaggaTGGGGTGCGTACACTGCAAAGCCTCCGGAGTCATTGACTCCGAATCCGGAACTGTCTGGATCAATCCGGATGGACCTGGAAGCGTCCGAACGAGTCTGGTCGAGTACGGGCGAGTAGTTTAAGTTGGCGGTGCAAAAACAGTAAggctattttaattttgattgaaTGTAATGGGaagtaggggaaggtaggtaaagacggacacgttaagggaaatgggaaaaatctagggatatataagtgcaacgaccatgaaaatgtgcatacattatcttacactcatgttttatcagaaaatgtgttgaaacttttaagtttccattgatttttgtgtttttttcatgaatgaaaaacatgatttttttcgtgcggttttgaaatgttcgggtaagacggacacctgatatgggaaagatggacaccatgaagggtaagatggacacctgtagaaaaggttagaaagtgaagagttttacagtattttaacaaattctatcgctttccacgtcctggtacgtttataaaccaattcttgccctattgcaacgacgattcattcagccgtggttTTAGGAGTTGTAAGCACCgctttagccggtctcgtagtacagtcgtcaactcgtacgacttaacaacatgcccgtcatgggttcaatccccaaatagaccgcgccgccatacgtaggactgactatcctgctatggggggaatcaattagtcactgaaagccaagcccacaagtgggtacaggcaggccttgaccgacatcggttgttgagccaaagaagaagaagaagaagaagcaccgtttgtaatatatcgtagaatgcagcatctaaaatgtattgaaatatcgcgcacttacagcacACGTTGCttcagcttacagaacaacagtctagaactacctttaaggaaattactacgcgaaaagaccacgaccccagtatttttgagggacttgttatagtttaatccattttccaccatgtcaaaattcaacatttaatatttgtaatcccatagaatttttcATCTATTCCTAAACAATGCCATATCAATgcctcatatttttattgcttaaagttgtacaagtcgtgacaagatattggatttcgtgaagcgcctcatcagcgtcgagcgagtaatagcataacgaatggctactattttgaccggtgattcatttctcgcttatttcaatactttctctagttgctgattggtttatagcttcggaatacccttatttaagataTTTGAAGGAATCCatttatcaccaattgatataagaagtaaaataaatcaataaattcggtgtccatctttccctacagcaaagtgtccgtctttcccgctttggtgtcaggatgtttaaaccaccagaaaacaagattttgtactgctttcattctcgttctttcgccagttttttcattaatgatcacgacaacccattcatgaaataaaactgccggaaatataaacaatacaagttgtacagcttaagatcggcagtagtcaaattagatcaacaagggtgcacatgattgaaaatttattttgttcgtggatttaaccaattttacatattttatgccaaaaatgttctcaaatgtgttgttttaccttcagtctggattctacattgttgaattgctcgaaaattacctttttcatgcatttatgagaagtgtccatcttacccgcagtgtccgtctttacctacgtTCCCCTACaagaaaaaaggatttttttaatctgacggaaaaggtaaatattattgcaagaacgaaatatttaaaacagaaataaaagcTAATACTGTATCGTACATATTCGATGCCTTACTTGAAAATCAACCACTCATCAAGAATTTTCTGTCATTTTGGGAATTAGTAATTGCAACGTAAACCTTAAATACTCGCTCGAACACTACCGGACTTGGACTGATCCGGAGTCCGAGTTGAGCCATCACTCCGCCCcggattacccatcactaaaaAGATGAACCACCCTGTGTCTGGCTGGCTAGAGTAATGCACCTTATGGTTGCATAAACGTTCTGTTCGCACAGCAGCATGTATGGAGGAAGTGTTTTTACTTACAGTGATTCCTTGTAAAATACAGAAgcatacgtacacacacagagctcaTTTACTTGTTCCCGTGAAACGgattctgttttattttgttttaactgaTTTACTGATTTTCTCGCGACGTGATGTGATTTCTTCTAACACCATTTGCATTCTTTTCCACcttcctctctctcacacacacgcactcacacccAAAACGGTAACCGGCTTCCCTTTCTACCCCTTCTCGTCAACCACACGTACGTGTCCTATCCCTTTTCTAGCGACACTTTTGCAGAAGAGGACTTTTTCCTAAGCATATAcacgtttgtttttgctgttaatAATGCGTTAATGATGAACATTTATCTAAAACTAGCTGGTATGGAGAGCGCCGCGGGTTGCTTCGATTACATGCTCTCGAGCAACAACAGCGAAGAAAACCCCGATCGAAAAAGGTGATGGTAATGGAGTGTGAAGGGCTGAACATTTCCCCCATTTGGAGTACGAATGCAGTTATTAGCTGGTATATGATgataaagaggaagaaaaaataacaggATAAAAAGGTTGTTCGTTATAGGGGTTTGTTTTTCAGTAAGGACACTCAAGCGAAGATTTCAAAAATGACGAAGACTTTCGTCGACTCATCGTGAATATCTTGTAATTtgtaaaacactttttactatttttaccTACATATAGCTAGCTCTTTTTCCCCGCGTTGTTCGTCTGTTTCATTCCCATTTGCCTCACGCCTCACACCTATCACCCACTGCAACCAGCATCGCGTCGCGGTGCCTTTTCCTCCTTGCACAGGAGTTCTTCCTCTCTATTCTGCTATGCAGTCTTATGAAGGatatttatattgtttttttttttttttgaggggGCACTGTCTtttcacgcacacattcacacactatgcgatcgatcgatcaaacACGATACAACGATGCCCTTCTTCTCGATTTCCATCCGCCCGCGCGTGAGTTACCGGCGCGACCATCCTAACGATCATCATATTCCAGAGTACAGTAAACATAAACTTTGGTAGAGTGAATGAAAACAGCGCAGGTCGGCGCACTATAGGACGCCCGCCACCCGAGACAACGAGACAACATACCATTAACTGATATGGCTGGTCATTCACGCGATCAAGAGCAGAAGTCCCAGCATGTTTGCTGGTTAATGAGGATAGAAACGGGACGCACAGCTGATGAATTACATCTTTTAGTACAAAACGAAGATGCCACAAAAGCaagcacatcatcatcatcataccaGAGCACCATTTAAATCGTCGAGTATTTGGTACACGCTCGCTTAAACGATCTACGAAATGTCTAGCTAAATCTTTCAACATGTCGACTGCGCTTCGTCACTAATGCCACGTTTTATCCTTTATCTTttataaccaaaaaaaaaaaaacacccttaAACAGCAAACCAAAATGCAACACACGAGAGAGAAGGCAAAATAGGGCAGCTGCTAAtgcggaatgtgtgtgtgtgtgtgttcgccgTGTCTAGGCCAGGCCAAGTGTTTCCACGCAGAGCAAAATTGCCGTAAGCAACGCGATCTGCAATCTGCAATGACCGTTTTGGgactattttttttactccaCAACTCTTcgcgtt contains:
- the LOC120894293 gene encoding autophagy-related protein 9A; translation: MTTSRQFDAKTYDTLTNQDTNPFADKRSPTIEEEDTPQVIHVVPETSKARWNHIEDLDSFFTRVYIYHQKHGFYVMMLQKLFELFQFVFVVVLITYMFNCIDYAILFRDKIIDQESKVSLGDAMIGVSECAANLGAFQWMALVLAGLFWTFRLFKFFYQFFQFWDIKMFYNTALKIEDTDLDNLTWHEVQKCIREVQSEIQMSINKEQLTELDIYHRILRFKNYMVAMMNKSLLPATTKLPLLGNVVLMSQALRYNIGLILFWGPWSPFENSWHLREEYKRPSMRNELAAKLSKQILWVAIANFILSPFIFICQLMYFFFNYADLIKKEPGTLGVRCWSQYGKLYLRHFNELDHELDARLTRAYRPAVKYMNSFSSPLLTVIARNIAFDAGGVASLILLLAIYDEDVFQVQHVLTLFTILGMISVIARSLIPDENMVWCPEQLLRNVLAHVHYLPSVWRGHAHSSVVRDQFELFFQLKIMYILNELFSPLVAPFVLLYDLRPKSQQLVDFFRNFTVDVVGVGDVCSFAQMDVRKHGNPDWQIPVVADDKDSESETPLISPDDGGGARVPPPPPAGPTVRPAGAGAGAAAAQYNQGEHGKTELSLVHFTLTNPTWQMPPEAKQFVQGIKRHALHDLNRQRGMMLGLHNPTAMGQSLLSVESMGAEYSSIIQPILQTHNLSNSQHLGLSMHLGGGGFGSPVPPMTPGYGPAGMMPSTVQQQQQQSAAQHGGAGVQSSHQYHFGPQSYDFERMLQQNLTDASTVAPNMPARSTFLADIHENDDETAGAPPALMPEVLQPGIEQTAPAAMGVYPELEEGSRYAAPYATDGMVYSTRGGMSRREGPAGGSRTGLLSSLYGELPTNVPAPYEFTTADMCLSTLYLHELHHNHLRRHGGSLRLDMGSPPPPPSGSSQRPTTTATFASRFMGPGGIRPFGTVAQPSLVSHPLRTIAPGIIGGGEATAGPSGSLEAGSSSSRSMGGSAAAERTPLLGSKKS